In one window of Oncorhynchus kisutch isolate 150728-3 linkage group LG16, Okis_V2, whole genome shotgun sequence DNA:
- the LOC109890477 gene encoding protein jagunal homolog 1-B, whose translation MASRAGPRATGTDGSDFQHRERVASHYQMSVALKSEIRKLNIVHVLIWLLLAAQVTVSQLNLVSHSVVAAPYQWEYPYLLSVIPSLFSFMALPKNNISYLVISMISAGLFCIAPLIYGGMEMFPVAQQLYRHGKAYRFIFGFSAVSVMYLVMVIAVQVHGWQIYYSKKLLDAWFTSTQDKKKK comes from the exons ATGGCCTCCCGAGCTGGACCTCGAGCTACTGGCACAGATGGAAGTGACTTTCAGCACCGCGAGAGAGTGGCCTCACACTACCAGATGAG TGTCGCCCTCAAGTCCGAGATCCGTAAGCTGAACATCGTCCATGTTCTGATCTGGCTCCTCTTAGCTGCCCAGGTGACAGTGAGCCAGCTGAATCTAGTGTCCCACAGTGTGGTGGCTGCTCCCTACCAGTGGGAGTACCCCTACCTGCTAAGTGTCATCCCTTCCCTCTTCAGCTTCATGGCCCTGCCCAAAAACAACATCAGCTACCTGGTGATCTCCATGATCAGTGCTGGCCTCTTCTGCATAGCGCCGCTCATCTACGGGGGCATGGAGATGTTCCCAGTGGCCCAGCAGCTGTACCGCCACGGCAAAGCCTACCGCTTCATCTTCGGCTTCTCTGCCGTGTCCGTTATGTACCTGGTGATGGTGATCGCGGTGCAGGTGCACGGCTGGCAGATCTACTACAGCAAGAAGCTGCTGGACGCCTGGTTCACCTCCACACAAGACAAGAAGAAGAAATGA